In a single window of the Verrucomicrobiota bacterium genome:
- a CDS encoding cytochrome C biogenesis protein, whose translation MERLFTELTRAVEGTPAIALGAAFVWGVLSIVLSPCHLASIPLIIGFIDEQGRMTTGRAFLISSLFSVGILATIGAIGAVTAAAGRMLGDVGRYGNYFVAIIFFLVGLHLLGVIPAPWSGPGRVGMKRKGLLAAFILGLVFGIALGPCTFAYMAPMLGVTFKLAATNLAYGIVLLLAYGIGHCSVIVVAGTSTELVQHWLNWTEHSKGAVIVKRVCGVQVILGGLYLIYTA comes from the coding sequence ATGGAACGCCTCTTCACGGAGCTGACGCGGGCGGTTGAGGGTACGCCGGCGATCGCGTTGGGTGCAGCGTTCGTATGGGGCGTGTTGAGCATTGTGCTCAGCCCGTGCCACCTCGCGAGCATCCCGCTCATCATCGGCTTCATTGACGAGCAGGGCCGGATGACGACCGGGCGCGCATTCCTGATCTCATCGCTGTTCTCCGTTGGCATTCTGGCGACGATCGGCGCTATCGGCGCCGTCACTGCGGCGGCAGGGCGCATGCTGGGCGACGTGGGCCGCTACGGCAACTACTTTGTGGCGATCATCTTCTTTCTGGTCGGGCTTCATCTGCTCGGTGTGATCCCCGCCCCGTGGTCCGGACCGGGCCGGGTCGGCATGAAGCGGAAGGGGCTTCTGGCGGCCTTCATTCTCGGTCTCGTGTTCGGCATCGCGCTTGGGCCCTGTACGTTCGCCTACATGGCCCCCATGCTCGGGGTGACATTCAAACTCGCGGCCACCAACTTGGCCTACGGCATCGTGCTGTTGCTCGCCTACGGCATCGGCCACTGCTCGGTCATCGTCGTGGCAGGCACCTCCACGGAACTGGTTCAGCATTGGCTGAACTGGACCGAGCACTCCAAGGGCGCTGTCATCGTCAAGCGCGTCTGCGGCGTGCAGGTTATTCTGGGCGGCCTGTATCTGATCTACACGGCATGA
- a CDS encoding thioredoxin family protein, whose amino-acid sequence MKTSRHVVVLALAFVSAAACSADGTEAAAKDATKTVGSAYRDLALGCLTQAVLVDLPAGVLLRSGTVEITQNELDQLIAQAPEPVRDQLRKNAFFVLEQTATEKLLLAEAQAALDEAGRNPGGKPDAELLNEYLMSVVEDVRVSDAEVREFYDENKDMVGGAPFDQVKEAIRQYLSGQKKQEAVRKHIAALGRRVRIEVAADWTGQQAALAADNPVDKARNSGKPTMVDFGADGCGPCDLMTPILAALRKKYEGKVNVEFVHVREEQILAARYGVGTIPTQVFYDSKGDEAFRHVGFYSQDETEKKLAEMGIE is encoded by the coding sequence GTGAAAACCAGTAGACATGTGGTTGTGCTCGCGCTTGCGTTCGTGTCGGCGGCTGCCTGTTCCGCCGATGGGACGGAAGCCGCTGCGAAGGACGCCACAAAGACGGTTGGGTCGGCGTACCGTGATCTCGCATTGGGCTGCCTGACTCAGGCCGTTCTGGTCGACTTGCCCGCTGGCGTGCTGCTGCGCTCCGGGACGGTGGAGATCACTCAGAATGAGCTGGATCAACTGATTGCCCAAGCGCCCGAGCCCGTGCGTGACCAACTCCGCAAGAACGCCTTCTTCGTCCTGGAGCAGACAGCGACCGAGAAGCTGCTCCTTGCCGAGGCTCAGGCGGCTCTGGACGAGGCGGGACGGAACCCTGGAGGCAAGCCGGACGCTGAGCTCCTTAACGAGTATCTGATGTCGGTCGTCGAAGATGTTCGCGTCTCTGATGCAGAAGTCAGGGAGTTCTACGACGAGAACAAGGACATGGTTGGCGGGGCGCCGTTCGACCAGGTCAAGGAAGCGATCCGCCAGTACCTGAGCGGCCAGAAGAAGCAGGAAGCCGTCAGGAAACACATCGCCGCGCTGGGCAGGCGCGTCAGGATCGAGGTCGCTGCGGACTGGACCGGGCAACAGGCAGCGCTGGCCGCCGACAATCCCGTGGACAAGGCCCGCAACAGCGGCAAGCCCACCATGGTGGATTTTGGCGCCGATGGCTGCGGGCCTTGCGACCTGATGACGCCGATCCTGGCGGCCTTGAGGAAGAAGTACGAGGGCAAGGTCAACGTCGAGTTCGTCCACGTGCGCGAAGAGCAAATCCTCGCCGCGCGCTACGGCGTCGGCACGATCCCGACGCAGGTGTTCTACGACTCGAAGGGTGACGAAGCCTTTCGGCATGTCGGCTTCTACTCGCAGGACGAGACCGAGAAGAAGCTCGCCGAGATGGGGATCGAATAG
- a CDS encoding thioredoxin family protein, with product MRNRGSRSGAGSSVEPSADISTAGENQAGLPRLVDVGAGRCIPCKMMAPILDGLKKEYAGRLRVDVYDLTVDPSARDRFNVRLIPTQIFFDPAGNELWRHEGFMPEEDILAKWEELGIDLNVGTSALPEDEGSDRENQ from the coding sequence ATGAGGAATCGTGGTTCCCGCTCAGGGGCGGGTTCCTCCGTTGAGCCATCGGCTGACATCTCGACGGCCGGCGAGAACCAGGCGGGATTGCCGCGCTTGGTCGATGTTGGCGCCGGCAGATGCATTCCCTGCAAGATGATGGCTCCAATCCTCGACGGGCTGAAGAAGGAGTACGCCGGTCGGCTGCGCGTCGATGTCTACGACCTGACGGTGGATCCAAGTGCGAGAGATCGCTTCAACGTGCGGCTGATCCCCACCCAGATCTTCTTCGATCCGGCTGGCAACGAGCTCTGGCGTCACGAGGGGTTCATGCCGGAAGAAGACATACTGGCCAAGTGGGAGGAGCTCGGCATCGATCTGAACGTCGGGACGTCAGCCCTGCCCGAGGACGAAGGAAGTGACCGTGAAAACCAGTAG